TGCATCAAATCATTGCTGAATATCTTATCAAAAGTATATTTCATCCTCAATTTATTAATCCCGGTTTCATCATAACAAACTGTAACATCTGCTTTAATAAATACATGAGGGTGAGAATAAGATAAAGTACTTATAAAAATAAATATTATGAAGAGTATTTTAGACATGAAATTTTAAATAAGGCACAAATTTATTAATAAAAATCACAATTATCCCTGCAAATTTTACAATTTATGCAAAAATTGCAGGGATAATTTAAGTTTAATACATGGACGGACTAAACCCTTTTAGCTCTTTATCCAAACCTTTTGCGTTTCCGGATATTTTATCTAATAAAAACCAAAAGTTCTTTCCGTGATTTTTCTCAACAGTGTGGCAAAGTTCGTGCAGTATAACATAATCTATAAGATAATCGGGTAATCTCATTAATTGGATGTTAAGGCTGATGTTGTTTAGTCCGGAACAACTGCCCCAACGAGTTTTCGCATTTCTTACTCTTATCTTATTAAATTTAAATCCGTGGTTTTTTGCTAAAATTGATGTTCTTTCGGGTAAGTAATTTTTTGCTTCAATTCTGAGTGCTTCTGTAATGCCGTGTCGTATAAAGTCTTGCATATCTTCAGAAGCAATCTTATTTTTATCAGTATAAGATACAATAATATTGCTTTTTGTGATCTGTATTTGATTTTTATAATTTTTGGAAATTTCGAATTTTAAATGTCTTTCTTTTGTTTTAAATTCTGAATCTATATTAAAAACAGTTCTTTTATTTTCAGTATTTGAAATTTTTTCTTTGCTGCGAATGATCCATTCTTTTTTTTCATTTATGAATGAAGTTGCTGATGAATATGAAAGAGAGTAGGGTATTGTGAGTCTT
The DNA window shown above is from Bacteroidales bacterium and carries:
- a CDS encoding M48 family metallopeptidase, coding for MSKEIFIQGVGNVVITKKRGLRRMTLSVRPFCPVRLTIPYSLSYSSATSFINEKKEWIIRSKEKISNTENKRTVFNIDSEFKTKERHLKFEISKNYKNQIQITKSNIIVSYTDKNKIASEDMQDFIRHGITEALRIEAKNYLPERTSILAKNHGFKFNKIRVRNAKTRWGSCSGLNNISLNIQLMRLPDYLIDYVILHELCHTVEKNHGKNFWFLLDKISGNAKGLDKELKGFSPSMY